The proteins below come from a single Heliangelus exortis chromosome 31, bHelExo1.hap1, whole genome shotgun sequence genomic window:
- the TAMALIN gene encoding LOW QUALITY PROTEIN: protein TAMALIN (The sequence of the model RefSeq protein was modified relative to this genomic sequence to represent the inferred CDS: deleted 1 base in 1 codon), with product MTLRRLRRLRPKDEDAAAAPERPGTAPAEVYRVLAAAGGTLPRVRKDVGFSWPSPSQSPEEHRRVVTLEKKAEETFGFEIQTYGLHHQERNSVEMFTFVCRVHGGSPAEAAGLKAGDTITGVNGLNVEGVRHREIVEIIKSSGNLLRLDTLYGTSIRRAELEARLQYLKQTLYEKWGEFRSLMVQEQRLVRGVVAKDPSIYDTLESIRWCLQGEGGLPGGSPRASACGSDDSLYQTCLFADPPDGDKDGDKDGDKDKDKVGDSSGPAPPPPRPRPPLTRSASLKCGGGSRGAGGRLWARAGEPGEGAAPPHRRGRHSSFRRRLLKFIPGLNRALEEEESHL from the exons ATGACCCTGCGGCGGCTGCGGCGGCTCCGGCCCAAGGACGAGGATGCGGCGGCGGCTCCGGAGCGGCCCGGAACCGCCCCCGCCGAGGTTTATCGGGTCCTGGCGGCTGCCGGCGGGACCCTGCCCCGGGTGCGCAAG gaTGTGGGGTTCAGCTGGCCGTCCCCAAGCCAGTCCCCGGAGGAGCACAG GAGAGTGGTGACACTGGagaagaaggcagaggagacCTTTGGCTTCGAGATCCAG ACCTATGGGCTGCACCACCAGGAGAGGAACAGTGTGGAGATGTTCACCTTCGTGTGCCGGGTGCACGGGGGGAGCCCGGCCGAGGCAGCAGGACTCAAGGCTG GGGACACGATCACGGGGGTGAACGGGCTCAACGTGGAAGGCGTCCGGCACCGTGAGATCGTGGAGATCATCAAGAGCTCAGGGAATTTGCTGCG cctTGACACTCTCTATGGGACATCCATCCGGAGGGCTGAGCTGGAGGCCAGGCTGCAGTACCTGAAG CAAACCCTCTATGAGAAGTGGGGGGAGTTTCGCTCGCTGATGGTGCAGGAGCAGCGGCTGGTGCGGG GTGTGGTGGCCAAGGACCCCAGCATCTACGACACGTTGGAGTCGATCCGCTGGTGcctgcagggggagggggggctccCGGGGGGCTCCCCCCGGGCCAGCGCTTGCGGCAGCGACGATTCCCTCTACCAGACCTGTCTCTTCGCCGACCCCCCGGACGGGGACAAGGATGGGGACAAGGAcggggacaaggacaaggacaaagTGGGGGACAGCAGTGGTCCCGCACCCCCTCCACCGCGCCCCCGGCCCCCCTTAACCCGCAGCGCCAGCCTCAAGTGC GGGGGTGGGTcccggggggcgggggggcggcTGTGGGCGAGGGCGGGGGAAccgggggagggggctgccccCCCCCACCGTCGGGGGCGGCACAGCAGCTTTCGCCGACGCCTCCTCAAATTCATCCCGGGGCTGAACCGGGcgctggaggaggaggagagtcACCTCTGA
- the ATG101 gene encoding LOW QUALITY PROTEIN: autophagy-related protein 101 (The sequence of the model RefSeq protein was modified relative to this genomic sequence to represent the inferred CDS: deleted 1 base in 1 codon), with translation MNCRAEVLEVSVEARQVEEAMLAVLHTVLLHRSTGKFHYKKEGTYSIGTVGTQDVDCDFIDFAYVRVSSEERDRALRKAVGEFKDALRGSGSDGMGQISLEFYQKKKSRWPFSDECIPWELWTIKVNVVNLANEQERQICREKVGEKLCEKIINIVEVMNRHEYLPKMPTQSEVDNVFDTSLKDVQPYLYKISYQITDSLGTSVTTTMRRLIKDTLAL, from the exons atgAACTGCCGGGCAGAGGTGCTGGAGGTGTCTGTGGAGGCTCGTCAGGTGGAGGAGGCGATGCTGGCCGTGCTCCACACCGTCCTGCTCCACCGGAGCACCGGGAAGTTCCACTACAAGAAGGAAGGGACTTATTCCATCGGCACCGTGGGAACCCAGGACGTCGACTGCGACTTCATCGACTTCGCCTACGTCCGAGTCTCCTCTGAG GAGCGGGACAGGGCCCTCCGTAAGGCTGTGGGGGAGTTCAAG GACGCTCTGCGGGGCTCGGGCAGCGATGGGATGGGCCAAATCTCCCTGGAATTCTACCAGAAGAAGAAATCCCGTTGGCCTTTTTCTGACGAGTGCATCCCTTGGGAGCTTTGGACCATCAAGGTGAACGTGGTCAACTTGGCCAACGAGCAGGAGAGGCAAATCTGCCGGGAGAAAGTGGGGGAGAAGCTGTGTGAGAAAATCATCAACATCGTGGAGGTGATGAATCGCCACGAGTACCTCCCCAAAATGCCCACCCAGTCCGAGGTGGACAACGTCTTTGACACCAGCCTGAAGGATGTCCAGCCCTACCTCTACAAGATTTCCTACCAAATCACAGACTCCCTGGGCACCTCGGTCACCACCACCATGAGGAGGCTCATCAAGGACACGCTGGCTCTCTGA
- the NR4A1 gene encoding LOW QUALITY PROTEIN: nuclear receptor subfamily 4immunitygroup A member 1 (The sequence of the model RefSeq protein was modified relative to this genomic sequence to represent the inferred CDS: inserted 2 bases in 1 codon; deleted 1 base in 1 codon) — translation MPVPRGHCGRCQHRGTSNEGKPGIPGIPAPGLPVPGLPHRWDTGDTGESSTGSCCRLVPFRLSRYRHRNLPPHCIPPVALRVGGGGGGVSGGPGGSRAIFSRGCSVFLARAPRLRQWNPACVTAAPPPEPPPPPPPRRASRAAPRVTERLRESSNGTGARWSPGQREPEREPEPPPSRQPEMPCIQAQYGTVGAGPCQRFPAELLSPEGGRFPMEVAGADPAASPSLPSFSTFMEGYAGEFDAFLYQLPTSGQPPTAGTTFKLEDFQVYGCYPGTFGGQPDETLSSSSPSDCYGSPCSVPSPATPSFQPQQAPGWEGSFGAYSPPPNYEGGRWAEPTKGGGSQPPXFFAFTPPAPSPGGSSMKGQLGPSPRLDPRLLDTDAFALTQGSPGAGGGFSGLPLAPPSPLLEGPALSPAKARSPGGGGEGRCAVCGDNASCQHYGVRTCEGCKGFFKRTVQKNAKYICLANKDCPVDKRRRNRCQFCRFQKCLAVGMVKEVVRTDSLKGRRGRLPSKPKQPPDASPVSLITSLVRAHIDSVPSATKLDYSKFQESVPCQFGKEDSVDVQQFYDLLTGSMDVIRKWAEKIQGFPELPKEDQDLLLESAFLELFILRLAYRSKPEEGKLIFCNGVVLHRLQCVRGFGDWIDAILQFSHSLHRMNVDVPSFSCLAALVIITDRHGLKEPKRVEELQNRIVGCLKDHVAAARNEPARPGHLSKLLGKLPELRSLCTQGLQRIFYLKLEDLVPPPPIVDKIFMDTLPF, via the exons ATGCCGGTACCGAGGGGGCACTGCGGGAGGTGTCAGCACCGGGGTACCAGCAACGAAGGGAAACCGGGGATACCGGGCATACCGGCACCAGGGCTACCGGTCCCGGGGCTACCGCACCGATGGGACACTGGGGATACCGGGGAATCCAGCACTGGGTCCTGCTGCCGCCTCGTCCCGTTCCGTCTCTCCCGGTACCGGCACCGGAACCTCCCTCCTCACTGTATCCCTCCGGTAGCCCtgagggttgggggggggggagggggggtgtcGGGGGGTCCGGGGGGCTCCCGTGCTATTTTTAGCCGGGGCTGCTCGGTATTTTTAGCGCGGGCGCCGCGGTTGCGTCAATGGAACCCCGCGTGCGTCACGGCCGCGCCCCCGCCGGAAccgccccccccaccccccccccgccgTGCGTCACGGGCCGCCCCGCGCGTCACCGAGCGCTTAAGAGAAAGTAGTAACGGGACCGGAGCCCGGTGGAGCCCCGGGCAGAGGGAACCGGAGCGGGAACCGGAGCCCCCGCCGAGCCGGCAGCCGG AGATGCCCTGCATCCAGGCTCAGTACGGCACGGTGGGCGCCGGCCCCTGCCAGCGATTCCCGGCCGAGCTGCTCAGCCCCGAGGGCGGCCGCTTCCCCATGGAGGTGGCCGGAGCCGACCCCGCggcctccccctccctcccgaGTTTCAGCACCTTCATGGAGGGCTACGCCGGGGAGTTCGACGCCTTCCTCTATCAGCTGCCAACCTCCGGCCAACCCCCCACCGCCGGCACCACCTTCAAGCTGGAGGACTTCCAGGTGTACGGCTGCTACCCCGGCACCTTCGGCGGGCAGCCGGACGAGACCCTCTCTTCCTCCAGCCCCTCGGACTGTTACGGCAGCCCCTGCTCCGTCCCCTCCCCCGCCACGCCGAGTTTCCAACCCCAGCAAGCGCCGGGCTGGGAGGGCTCCTTCGGGGCTTATTCCCCTCCGCCGAACTACGAGGGTGGGCGCTGGGCTGAGCCGACCAAGGGGGGGGGCTCTCAGCCCCC CTTTTTCGCCTTCACTCCCCCGGCACCCAGCCCCGGGGGGTCCAGCATGAAGGGGCAGTTGGGTCCCTCGCCCCGCTTGGACCCGCGGCTGCTGGACACGGACGCCTTCGCCCTGACCCAAGGATCccccggggcggggggaggTTTCTCCGGGCTGCCCCTCGCTCCCCCCTCGCCGCTGCTGGAGGGGCCGGCGCTGAGCCCCGCCAAGGCGAGAAGCCCCGGGGGAGGGGGCGAGGGTCGCTGCGCCGTCTGCGGGGACAACGCCTCCTGCCAGCACTACGGAGTCCGCACCTGCGAGGGCTGCAAGGGCTTCTTCAAG CGCACGGTGCAGAAGAACGCCAAGTACATCTGCCTGGCCAACAAGGACTGTCCCGTCGACAAACGGCGGCGGAACCGCTGCCAGTTCTGCCGCTTCCAGAAGTGCCTGGCCGTCGGCATGGTCAAAGAAG TGGTCCGGACCGACAGCCTGaaggggcggcggggccggttGCCCTCCAAGCCCAAGCAGCCGCCGGATGCCTCCCCCGTCAGCCTCATCACCTCCCTGGTGCGGGCACACATCGACTCTGTCCCCAGCGCCACCAAGCTCGACTACTCCAAG TTCCAGGAGTCGGTCCCGTGCCAGTTCGGGAAGGAGGACTCGGTGGACGTCCAGCAGTTCTACGACCTCCTCACCGGCTCCATGGACGTCATCCGCAAGTGGGCTGAGAAGATCCAGGGCTTTCCCGAACTTCCCAAGGAGGACCAGGACCTGCTGCTGGAATCAGCCTTCCTCGAACTCTTCATCCTGCGCTTGGCTTACCG CTCCAAGCCCGAGGAAGGGAAATTGATCTTCTGCAACGGGGTGGTTCTGCACCGCCTGCAATGCGTGAGGGGCTTCGGCGACTGGATCGATGCCATCCTCCAGTTCTCCCACAGCCTCCACCGCATGAACGTTGAtgtcccctccttctcctgcctcgCTGCCCTCGTCATCATCACGG atcgCCACGGGCTGAAGGAACCCAAAcgggtggaggagctgcagaaccGGATCGTGGGCTGCCTGAAGGACCACGTTGCTGCAGCCCGGAAC GaaccggcccggcccggccaCCTCTCCAAGCTCCTGGGCAAACTGCCCGAGCTCCGCAGCCTCTGCACCCAGGGCCTCCAACGCATCTTCTACCTGAAGCTGGAGGACCTGGTGCCACCACCACCCATCGTGGATAAGATCTTCATGGACACGCTGCCCTTCTGA